In Flammeovirgaceae bacterium, the sequence TACCTGGATGTGAGCTACAGCAAAGGAAATTAAGAGGTAAATCTGAAAAATTTTTCAGGCGTAATGCAACCGGTAAGCGGGATGTCATCCGTTGTGGTGTCAATGGAATCAACTGGTCCAAAAAACGAAATCCCGATTCGATTGGTTTGTGGCCGGCATTTGGCAAGAAACCTATCGTAATAACCCTTACCGTACCCAACCCGATGCCCCGTGGTATCGAAGGCAAGCAAGGGAACCAGCACCAAGTCAATTTTATCTGCAGGCATTACAATATTTCCTGTTGGTTCGGGTACTCCCCAACGGCTGGTTTTCAGGTTACGCATGCCTTCAAACAGAAAGTGTTCAAGCTGGTTGGTTGCCGGGTTTACTTTCGGTACCGCAAGGCGGATATGGGTAAATTCCCGTTGCAGCCTATCAATAATAAGCCAGGTATCGGGTTCTTTTTTTTTGATAATCGGCAGGAAGCAATGGATCACTTTTACAAATGATAAATCTACAGAAGCAAAGAACATATCGCAGAGCCTGCGGTTAAACAGGTAATACTCCGCTTCATTGAGTGATAACCTTTTTTTAATAAATGAATCACGTAGTTCCTGCTTAGTCATTTTCAGCCAGGATGTTGAACCGGAAATCAAAGGGATCGAAATGCTGAACCAGCTTATGGATAAACTGCGGATCAGTTTGATAGAAATTCAGGAAGTTATCAGTGCGCTCCTGTAAACTGCCATTCGGAAAAAGGGCATCCTTCAGCTCTTCCACCTGGCGCAGCCGGTCGGCCTGCCTGCGCTTTTCAGCGCGCAGTAATTTTTGTTCTATCTTTTCCAGGCTGTTTATCGCCCGTTTGGTTTCTGCGGCCACCATGGGCTCCAATGTTTTATCAAGGAATGTTGCATGGTTCTTAATGGCATTAAACTGATTAACGATTGCTTCCTTCTCTCCGTTTAACTGGATTTTATTTGAAGAAAATTTAAGTGCAGTTTGGTTTAGCAGTGTTGATTTCTCTTTGAACAAATCAGTTAATTCAATCCCTGTTTTTTGAAATTTCCGGAACTGCGGAGCATTGATTACTAAGGCAAAATTGCGGGGCAGTAAAACCGGAAAGGGCACGTTATAATAATCGAACATGCTTTTAAACTGCAGCCAGTACACCAGTTCGGCAGGCCCGCCTACGTACGCCAGGTTGGGCAGTATCATTTCCTGGTACAAAGGCCGCAGGCAAACATTCGGGCTGAATTTTTCGGGCGATTGCTGAACGAGTTTTTCAATTTCCGCCTTTGTAAACGATAGTGCAGTGTCTATCACAGTATACCGGTCGCCTGATTTTTCAATACGGCTCCTCAGCCCATCGTCCAGGTAAAACAGATTTACCTCCCGGCAAAATACCTGGGGTTTATACCCAAGCTTTTCGAGGTTTGAGTTGGTTTGATCGACTAACCTTTTGGCTGAATGATTGAAAAGGTCGTCACTGATAACCGGTGAAAAAAGTTTTTTCAATTCGTGGTCGTCTCCGTCAATTGCCACAAGCCCGTATTCGCCAAACAATGCATTCACGTAATAGCGAACGGCATCGCTGAGTTTTTTAAACCGGGTGTACGCTTCTTTAAACAGGGTAATGTCTCCGGGAATTTCGGAAAACAACGTCTTCAAATCATGGGTTGTAAACCGGCCCACTGCCCCCTGTTGCGAAGTGTGCCAGGTATAGTTTTTCCCGTAAAGTCTGAAGGATTTGATTTCATCGTAGTCATGGTCTTCAGAGGCCATCCAGTACACTGGAACAAACCGGTAATCGGGGTACGCTGCTGAAAGTTTTTTACAGGCATTGATTACTGTAACGATTTTATAAATAAAGTAAAGCGGCCCCGTAAAAATATTAAGCTGGTGCCCGGTGGTTATCGTAAATGTTTTAGTATTGCCCAGGTTGCTGATGTTGTTTTTTACGGCTTGGGCTGCAGAAACATGGGTATATTGCTTTTG encodes:
- a CDS encoding 5-formyltetrahydrofolate cyclo-ligase — encoded protein: MTKQELRDSFIKKRLSLNEAEYYLFNRRLCDMFFASVDLSFVKVIHCFLPIIKKKEPDTWLIIDRLQREFTHIRLAVPKVNPATNQLEHFLFEGMRNLKTSRWGVPEPTGNIVMPADKIDLVLVPLLAFDTTGHRVGYGKGYYDRFLAKCRPQTNRIGISFFGPVDSIDTTTDDIPLTGCITPEKFFRFTS
- the bshC gene encoding bacillithiol biosynthesis cysteine-adding enzyme BshC, whose product is MNVNPVSFESTGAFTPFFLDYIRQKESLKSFYNTFPELKNFADQLAQKQSFPAGNRNILVQVLQKQYTHVSAAQAVKNNISNLGNTKTFTITTGHQLNIFTGPLYFIYKIVTVINACKKLSAAYPDYRFVPVYWMASEDHDYDEIKSFRLYGKNYTWHTSQQGAVGRFTTHDLKTLFSEIPGDITLFKEAYTRFKKLSDAVRYYVNALFGEYGLVAIDGDDHELKKLFSPVISDDLFNHSAKRLVDQTNSNLEKLGYKPQVFCREVNLFYLDDGLRSRIEKSGDRYTVIDTALSFTKAEIEKLVQQSPEKFSPNVCLRPLYQEMILPNLAYVGGPAELVYWLQFKSMFDYYNVPFPVLLPRNFALVINAPQFRKFQKTGIELTDLFKEKSTLLNQTALKFSSNKIQLNGEKEAIVNQFNAIKNHATFLDKTLEPMVAAETKRAINSLEKIEQKLLRAEKRRQADRLRQVEELKDALFPNGSLQERTDNFLNFYQTDPQFIHKLVQHFDPFDFRFNILAEND